One window of Mustela lutreola isolate mMusLut2 chromosome 13, mMusLut2.pri, whole genome shotgun sequence genomic DNA carries:
- the TSC22D1 gene encoding TSC22 domain family protein 1 isoform X3, with product MHQPPESTAAAAAAAADISARKMAHPAMFPRRGSGSGSASALNAAGTGVGSSATSSEDFPPPSLLQPPPPAASSTSGPQPPPPQSLNLLSQAQLQAQPLAPGGTQMKKKSGFQITSVTPAQISASISSNNSIAEDTESYDDLDESHTEDLSSSEILDVSLSRATDLGEPERSSSEETLNNFQEAETPGAVSPNQPHLPQPHLPHLPQQNVVINGNAHPHHLHHHHHIHHGHHLHHGHHHPSHAGVASTSIPGGPPSSPVSRKLSATGSSDSVMPAVPTSAVSSGGSPASVMTNIRAPSTTGSIGISSVTGTNTMNTVNITAVGSFNPSVTSSMLSNASVNASNIPSAASVSVGPGVSSGVNMNILSGMGNGTISSSAVVNSAPNAAAGMTVGSVSSQQQQPTVNTSRFRVVKLDSSSEPFKKGRWTCTEFYEKDNAPPAAEGVAMNKVVETVKQNPAEVTSERESTSGSSVSSSVSTLSHYTESVGSGEMGAPTVVVQPQPPTLQGMALQQVDFSSSGPPSISQSQITQVQLQPQELSYPQKQGLQPVPLQATLSAATGIQPPPVSVVGVTSALGQQPSISSLAQPQLPYPQTAPPVQAPLPGAPPQQLQYGQQQPAVSTQMVPSHGKAVIQNPASEYVQQPPILQTAVSSGQPCAAGVGAGTAVMPTAQPQSIQLPVQPAAIQAQPAGASGQPVGQAQAAVSVVPPGSQIANIGQQASIPTAVQGPSTQVTPSVIPQGAPPSSQIVPPAPTAIIHQGVQTSALSLPQQLVLAPQSTLLTVPPQPQGVESVAQVSQPLPAVSPLPSASSISVTNQVSSTGPSGMPSAPTNLVPPQNIAQTPATQNGNLVQSVSQPPLIATNINLPSAQQIPLSSTQFSAQSLAQAIGSQIEDARRPAEPSLVGLPQTISGDSGGMSAVSDGSSSSLAASASLFPLKVLPLTTPLVDGEDESASLLPEVQGVILEPQIQPRPRRAFDVRGPLSPLNPWRQNIQLLERVGKDNKQVS from the coding sequence ATGCACCAGCCGCCTGAGTCCACCGCCGCCGCGGCCGCGGCCGCAGCAGACATTAGTGCTAGGAAGATGGCGCACCCGGCAATGTTCCCTAGAAGGGGCAGCGGTAGTGGCAGCGCCTCTGCTCTCAATGCAGCAGGTACCGGCGTTGGTAGTAGTGCCACATCTTCCGAGGATTTTCCGCCTCCGTCGCTGCTCCAGCCGCCACCTCCTGCAGCATCTTCTACGTCGGGACCACAGCCTCCGCCTCCACAAAGCCTGAACCTCCTTTCGCAGGCTCAGCTGCAGGCACAGCCTCTTGCGCCAGGCGGAActcagatgaaaaagaaaagtggcTTCCAGATAACGAGCGTTACCCCGGCTCAGATCTCCGCCAGCATCAGCTCTAACAACAGTATAGCAGAGGACACTGAGAGCTATGATGATCTGGACGAATCTCACACGGAAGATCTGTCTTCTTCCGAGATCCTTGATGTGTCACTTTCCAGGGCTACTGACTTGGGGGAGCCTGAACGCAGCtcctcagaagagactctgaatAACTTCCAGGAAGCTGAGACACCTGGGGCAGTTTCTCCCAACCAGCCCCACCTTCCGCAGCCTCATTTGCCTCACCTTCCCCAACAGAATGTTGTGATCAATGGGAATGCTCATCCACACCacctccatcaccaccatcacatTCATCACGGGCACCACCTACACCATGGGCACCACCATCCATCCCATGCTGGTGTGGCCAGTACATCCATTCCCGGAGGGCCACCCTCGAGTCCAGTATCCAGAAAACTCTCGGCCACGGGAAGCTCTGACAGTGTTATGCCAGCTGTACCAACTTCTGCTGTCTCATCGGGTGGCTCACCTGCATCTGTAATGACTAATATCCGTGCTCCAAGTACTACCGGCAGTATAGGTATAAGTTCTGTTACTGGCACGaatacaatgaatactgttaacaTTACTGCTGTGGGTAGTTTTAATCCTAGTGTGACGAGCAGCATGCTTAGTAATGCTAGTGTAAATGCAAGCAATATTCCTAGTGCTGCTAGTGTGAGCGTGGGGCCTGGAGTTAGCAGCGGTGTTAATATGAATATCTTGAGTGGCATGGGCAATGGTACTATTTCTTCCTCCGCTGTTGTCAACAGTGCCCCTAACGCAGCTGCAGGGATGACTGTGGGATCTGTTTCAAGTCAGCAGCAACAGCCAACAGTTAACACGTCCAGGTTCAGAGTTGTGAAGTTAGATTCTAGTTCCGAACCCTTTAAAAAAGGTAGATGGACTTGCACCGAGTTCTATGAGAAAGACAATGCTCCACCTGCTGCAGAAGGTGTGGCGATGAATAAAGTGGTGGAAACAGTAAAGCAAAACCCAGCAGAAGTGACTTCTGAGAGGGAGAGCACTAGTGGGAGCTCAGTGAGCAGTAGTGTCAGCACACTGAGTCACTACACAGAGAGTGTGGGAAGTGGAGAGATGGGAGCCCCGACTGTAGTGGTGCAGCCGCAGCCGCCAACTCTTCAAGGTATGGCTCTTCAGCAGGTGGATTTCAGCAGCTCTGGTCCTCCGAGTATCTCTCAATCGCAGATCACGCAAGTACAATTACAGCCTCAAGAACTGAGCTATCCTCAAAAGCAAGGTCTTCAGCCAGTACCTCTGCAAGCCACGCTCAGTGCTGCCACTGGTATCCAGCCACCACCTGTTAGCGTGGTTGGTGTAACTTCAGCTTTAGGTCAGCAGCCTTCCATTTCCAGTTTGGCTCAACCCCAACTGCCATATCCTCAGACGGCTCCTCCAGTGCAGGCTCCCCTTCCAGGGGCCCCACCCCAACAGTTACAGTATGGACAGCAGCAACCGGCTGTTTCTACGCAGATGGTCCCAAGCCATGGCAAAGCAGTGATTCAGAATCCCGCTTCAGAGTATGTACAGCAGCCACCGATTCTCCAAACAGCGGTGTCCTCGGGACAGCCCTGCGCTGCAGGAGTGGGAGCAGGAACAGCAGTGATGCCTACGGCCCAGCCACAGAGTATCCAGCTGCCAGTGCAGCCCGCAGCAATCCAAGCACAACCTGCAGGGGCATCTGGCCAGCCTGTTGGCCAGGCTCAGGCGGCTGTATCTGTTGTACCTCCTGGCAGTCAGATTGCAAATATTGGTCAACAAGCGAGCATACCTACTGCAGTGCAGGGACCCTCTACCCAAGTCACACCTTCAGTTATTCCGCAAGGTGCTCCTCCATCTTCACAGATAGTCCCACCTGCTCCAACTGCGATTATTCATCAGGGAGTTCAAACTAGTGCTTTAAGCCTTCCTCAACAGTTGGTCCTTGCACCCCAAAGTACCTTGTTAACTGTGCCTCCCCAGCCTCAAGGAGTAGAATCAGTAGCTCAAGTTTCGCAGCCGTTGCCTGCAGTTAGCCCTTTGCCCTCTGCTAGTAGTATTTCTGTTACAAATCAGGTTAGTTCAACCGGTCCTTCTGGAATGCCTTCTGCCCCAACAAACTTGGTTCCACCACAGAATATAGCACAAACCCCTGCCACTCAAAATGGCAATTTGGTTCAAAGTGTTAGCCAACCTCCCTTGATAGCAACTAATATAAATCTGCCTTCGGCACAACAGATCCCACTAAGTTCTACTCAGTTCTCCGCACAATCATTAGCTCAGGCAATTGGAAGCCAAATTGAAGATGCCAGGCGCCCAGCGGAACCCTCCTTAGTTGGCTTACCTCAGACTATCAGTGGTGACAGTGGGGGAATGTCAGCAGTCTCAGATGGGAGTAGCAGCAGCCTAGCagcctctgcttctcttttcccGTTGAAGGTGCTACCGCTGACGACACCCCTGGTGGATGGCGAGGATGAGAG
- the TSC22D1 gene encoding TSC22 domain family protein 1 isoform X1 translates to MHQPPESTAAAAAAAADISARKMAHPAMFPRRGSGSGSASALNAAGTGVGSSATSSEDFPPPSLLQPPPPAASSTSGPQPPPPQSLNLLSQAQLQAQPLAPGGTQMKKKSGFQITSVTPAQISASISSNNSIAEDTESYDDLDESHTEDLSSSEILDVSLSRATDLGEPERSSSEETLNNFQEAETPGAVSPNQPHLPQPHLPHLPQQNVVINGNAHPHHLHHHHHIHHGHHLHHGHHHPSHAGVASTSIPGGPPSSPVSRKLSATGSSDSVMPAVPTSAVSSGGSPASVMTNIRAPSTTGSIGISSVTGTNTMNTVNITAVGSFNPSVTSSMLSNASVNASNIPSAASVSVGPGVSSGVNMNILSGMGNGTISSSAVVNSAPNAAAGMTVGSVSSQQQQPTVNTSRFRVVKLDSSSEPFKKGRWTCTEFYEKDNAPPAAEGVAMNKVVETVKQNPAEVTSERESTSGSSVSSSVSTLSHYTESVGSGEMGAPTVVVQPQPPTLQGMALQQVDFSSSGPPSISQSQITQVQLQPQELSYPQKQGLQPVPLQATLSAATGIQPPPVSVVGVTSALGQQPSISSLAQPQLPYPQTAPPVQAPLPGAPPQQLQYGQQQPAVSTQMVPSHGKAVIQNPASEYVQQPPILQTAVSSGQPCAAGVGAGTAVMPTAQPQSIQLPVQPAAIQAQPAGASGQPVGQAQAAVSVVPPGSQIANIGQQASIPTAVQGPSTQVTPSVIPQGAPPSSQIVPPAPTAIIHQGVQTSALSLPQQLVLAPQSTLLTVPPQPQGVESVAQVSQPLPAVSPLPSASSISVTNQVSSTGPSGMPSAPTNLVPPQNIAQTPATQNGNLVQSVSQPPLIATNINLPSAQQIPLSSTQFSAQSLAQAIGSQIEDARRPAEPSLVGLPQTISGDSGGMSAVSDGSSSSLAASASLFPLKVLPLTTPLVDGEDESSSGASVVAIDNKIEQAMDLVKSHLMYAVREEVEVLKEQIKELIEKNSQLEQENNLLKTLASPEQLAQFQAQLQTGSPPATTQPQGTTQPPAQPASQGSGPTA, encoded by the coding sequence ATGCACCAGCCGCCTGAGTCCACCGCCGCCGCGGCCGCGGCCGCAGCAGACATTAGTGCTAGGAAGATGGCGCACCCGGCAATGTTCCCTAGAAGGGGCAGCGGTAGTGGCAGCGCCTCTGCTCTCAATGCAGCAGGTACCGGCGTTGGTAGTAGTGCCACATCTTCCGAGGATTTTCCGCCTCCGTCGCTGCTCCAGCCGCCACCTCCTGCAGCATCTTCTACGTCGGGACCACAGCCTCCGCCTCCACAAAGCCTGAACCTCCTTTCGCAGGCTCAGCTGCAGGCACAGCCTCTTGCGCCAGGCGGAActcagatgaaaaagaaaagtggcTTCCAGATAACGAGCGTTACCCCGGCTCAGATCTCCGCCAGCATCAGCTCTAACAACAGTATAGCAGAGGACACTGAGAGCTATGATGATCTGGACGAATCTCACACGGAAGATCTGTCTTCTTCCGAGATCCTTGATGTGTCACTTTCCAGGGCTACTGACTTGGGGGAGCCTGAACGCAGCtcctcagaagagactctgaatAACTTCCAGGAAGCTGAGACACCTGGGGCAGTTTCTCCCAACCAGCCCCACCTTCCGCAGCCTCATTTGCCTCACCTTCCCCAACAGAATGTTGTGATCAATGGGAATGCTCATCCACACCacctccatcaccaccatcacatTCATCACGGGCACCACCTACACCATGGGCACCACCATCCATCCCATGCTGGTGTGGCCAGTACATCCATTCCCGGAGGGCCACCCTCGAGTCCAGTATCCAGAAAACTCTCGGCCACGGGAAGCTCTGACAGTGTTATGCCAGCTGTACCAACTTCTGCTGTCTCATCGGGTGGCTCACCTGCATCTGTAATGACTAATATCCGTGCTCCAAGTACTACCGGCAGTATAGGTATAAGTTCTGTTACTGGCACGaatacaatgaatactgttaacaTTACTGCTGTGGGTAGTTTTAATCCTAGTGTGACGAGCAGCATGCTTAGTAATGCTAGTGTAAATGCAAGCAATATTCCTAGTGCTGCTAGTGTGAGCGTGGGGCCTGGAGTTAGCAGCGGTGTTAATATGAATATCTTGAGTGGCATGGGCAATGGTACTATTTCTTCCTCCGCTGTTGTCAACAGTGCCCCTAACGCAGCTGCAGGGATGACTGTGGGATCTGTTTCAAGTCAGCAGCAACAGCCAACAGTTAACACGTCCAGGTTCAGAGTTGTGAAGTTAGATTCTAGTTCCGAACCCTTTAAAAAAGGTAGATGGACTTGCACCGAGTTCTATGAGAAAGACAATGCTCCACCTGCTGCAGAAGGTGTGGCGATGAATAAAGTGGTGGAAACAGTAAAGCAAAACCCAGCAGAAGTGACTTCTGAGAGGGAGAGCACTAGTGGGAGCTCAGTGAGCAGTAGTGTCAGCACACTGAGTCACTACACAGAGAGTGTGGGAAGTGGAGAGATGGGAGCCCCGACTGTAGTGGTGCAGCCGCAGCCGCCAACTCTTCAAGGTATGGCTCTTCAGCAGGTGGATTTCAGCAGCTCTGGTCCTCCGAGTATCTCTCAATCGCAGATCACGCAAGTACAATTACAGCCTCAAGAACTGAGCTATCCTCAAAAGCAAGGTCTTCAGCCAGTACCTCTGCAAGCCACGCTCAGTGCTGCCACTGGTATCCAGCCACCACCTGTTAGCGTGGTTGGTGTAACTTCAGCTTTAGGTCAGCAGCCTTCCATTTCCAGTTTGGCTCAACCCCAACTGCCATATCCTCAGACGGCTCCTCCAGTGCAGGCTCCCCTTCCAGGGGCCCCACCCCAACAGTTACAGTATGGACAGCAGCAACCGGCTGTTTCTACGCAGATGGTCCCAAGCCATGGCAAAGCAGTGATTCAGAATCCCGCTTCAGAGTATGTACAGCAGCCACCGATTCTCCAAACAGCGGTGTCCTCGGGACAGCCCTGCGCTGCAGGAGTGGGAGCAGGAACAGCAGTGATGCCTACGGCCCAGCCACAGAGTATCCAGCTGCCAGTGCAGCCCGCAGCAATCCAAGCACAACCTGCAGGGGCATCTGGCCAGCCTGTTGGCCAGGCTCAGGCGGCTGTATCTGTTGTACCTCCTGGCAGTCAGATTGCAAATATTGGTCAACAAGCGAGCATACCTACTGCAGTGCAGGGACCCTCTACCCAAGTCACACCTTCAGTTATTCCGCAAGGTGCTCCTCCATCTTCACAGATAGTCCCACCTGCTCCAACTGCGATTATTCATCAGGGAGTTCAAACTAGTGCTTTAAGCCTTCCTCAACAGTTGGTCCTTGCACCCCAAAGTACCTTGTTAACTGTGCCTCCCCAGCCTCAAGGAGTAGAATCAGTAGCTCAAGTTTCGCAGCCGTTGCCTGCAGTTAGCCCTTTGCCCTCTGCTAGTAGTATTTCTGTTACAAATCAGGTTAGTTCAACCGGTCCTTCTGGAATGCCTTCTGCCCCAACAAACTTGGTTCCACCACAGAATATAGCACAAACCCCTGCCACTCAAAATGGCAATTTGGTTCAAAGTGTTAGCCAACCTCCCTTGATAGCAACTAATATAAATCTGCCTTCGGCACAACAGATCCCACTAAGTTCTACTCAGTTCTCCGCACAATCATTAGCTCAGGCAATTGGAAGCCAAATTGAAGATGCCAGGCGCCCAGCGGAACCCTCCTTAGTTGGCTTACCTCAGACTATCAGTGGTGACAGTGGGGGAATGTCAGCAGTCTCAGATGGGAGTAGCAGCAGCCTAGCagcctctgcttctcttttcccGTTGAAGGTGCTACCGCTGACGACACCCCTGGTGGATGGCGAGGATGAGAG
- the TSC22D1 gene encoding TSC22 domain family protein 1 isoform X2, whose amino-acid sequence MHQPPESTAAAAAAAADISARKMAHPAMFPRRGSGSGSASALNAAGTGVGSSATSSEDFPPPSLLQPPPPAASSTSGPQPPPPQSLNLLSQAQLQAQPLAPGGTQMKKKSGFQITSVTPAQISASISSNNSIAEDTESYDDLDESHTEDLSSSEILDVSLSRATDLGEPERSSSEETLNNFQEAETPGAVSPNQPHLPQPHLPHLPQQNVVINGNAHPHHLHHHHHIHHGHHLHHGHHHPSHAGVASTSIPGGPPSSPVSRKLSATGSSDSVMPAVPTSAVSSGGSPASVMTNIRAPSTTGSIGISSVTGTNTMNTVNITAVGSFNPSVTSSMLSNASVNASNIPSAASVSVGPGVSSGVNMNILSGMGNGTISSSAVVNSAPNAAAGMTVGSVSSQQQQPTVNTSRFRVVKLDSSSEPFKKGRWTCTEFYEKDNAPPAAEGVAMNKVVETVKQNPAEVTSERESTSGSSVSSSVSTLSHYTESVGSGEMGAPTVVVQPQPPTLQGMALQQVDFSSSGPPSISQSQITQVQLQPQELSYPQKQGLQPVPLQATLSAATGIQPPPVSVVGVTSALGQQPSISSLAQPQLPYPQTAPPVQAPLPGAPPQQLQYGQQQPAVSTQMVPSHGKAVIQNPASEYVQQPPILQTAVSSGQPCAAGVGAGTAVMPTAQPQSIQLPVQPAAIQAQPAGASGQPVGQAQAAVSVVPPGSQIANIGQQASIPTAVQGPSTQVTPSVIPQGAPPSSQIVPPAPTAIIHQGVQTSALSLPQQLVLAPQSTLLTVPPQPQGVESVAQVSQPLPAVSPLPSASSISVTNQVSSTGPSGMPSAPTNLVPPQNIAQTPATQNGNLVQSVSQPPLIATNINLPSAQQIPLSSTQFSAQSLAQAIGSQIEDARRPAEPSLVGLPQTISGDSGGMSAVSDGSSSSLAASASLFPLKVLPLTTPLVDGEDESASLLPEVQGVILEPQIQPRPRRAFDVRGPLSPLNPWRQNIQLLERVGKDNKQISFNW is encoded by the coding sequence ATGCACCAGCCGCCTGAGTCCACCGCCGCCGCGGCCGCGGCCGCAGCAGACATTAGTGCTAGGAAGATGGCGCACCCGGCAATGTTCCCTAGAAGGGGCAGCGGTAGTGGCAGCGCCTCTGCTCTCAATGCAGCAGGTACCGGCGTTGGTAGTAGTGCCACATCTTCCGAGGATTTTCCGCCTCCGTCGCTGCTCCAGCCGCCACCTCCTGCAGCATCTTCTACGTCGGGACCACAGCCTCCGCCTCCACAAAGCCTGAACCTCCTTTCGCAGGCTCAGCTGCAGGCACAGCCTCTTGCGCCAGGCGGAActcagatgaaaaagaaaagtggcTTCCAGATAACGAGCGTTACCCCGGCTCAGATCTCCGCCAGCATCAGCTCTAACAACAGTATAGCAGAGGACACTGAGAGCTATGATGATCTGGACGAATCTCACACGGAAGATCTGTCTTCTTCCGAGATCCTTGATGTGTCACTTTCCAGGGCTACTGACTTGGGGGAGCCTGAACGCAGCtcctcagaagagactctgaatAACTTCCAGGAAGCTGAGACACCTGGGGCAGTTTCTCCCAACCAGCCCCACCTTCCGCAGCCTCATTTGCCTCACCTTCCCCAACAGAATGTTGTGATCAATGGGAATGCTCATCCACACCacctccatcaccaccatcacatTCATCACGGGCACCACCTACACCATGGGCACCACCATCCATCCCATGCTGGTGTGGCCAGTACATCCATTCCCGGAGGGCCACCCTCGAGTCCAGTATCCAGAAAACTCTCGGCCACGGGAAGCTCTGACAGTGTTATGCCAGCTGTACCAACTTCTGCTGTCTCATCGGGTGGCTCACCTGCATCTGTAATGACTAATATCCGTGCTCCAAGTACTACCGGCAGTATAGGTATAAGTTCTGTTACTGGCACGaatacaatgaatactgttaacaTTACTGCTGTGGGTAGTTTTAATCCTAGTGTGACGAGCAGCATGCTTAGTAATGCTAGTGTAAATGCAAGCAATATTCCTAGTGCTGCTAGTGTGAGCGTGGGGCCTGGAGTTAGCAGCGGTGTTAATATGAATATCTTGAGTGGCATGGGCAATGGTACTATTTCTTCCTCCGCTGTTGTCAACAGTGCCCCTAACGCAGCTGCAGGGATGACTGTGGGATCTGTTTCAAGTCAGCAGCAACAGCCAACAGTTAACACGTCCAGGTTCAGAGTTGTGAAGTTAGATTCTAGTTCCGAACCCTTTAAAAAAGGTAGATGGACTTGCACCGAGTTCTATGAGAAAGACAATGCTCCACCTGCTGCAGAAGGTGTGGCGATGAATAAAGTGGTGGAAACAGTAAAGCAAAACCCAGCAGAAGTGACTTCTGAGAGGGAGAGCACTAGTGGGAGCTCAGTGAGCAGTAGTGTCAGCACACTGAGTCACTACACAGAGAGTGTGGGAAGTGGAGAGATGGGAGCCCCGACTGTAGTGGTGCAGCCGCAGCCGCCAACTCTTCAAGGTATGGCTCTTCAGCAGGTGGATTTCAGCAGCTCTGGTCCTCCGAGTATCTCTCAATCGCAGATCACGCAAGTACAATTACAGCCTCAAGAACTGAGCTATCCTCAAAAGCAAGGTCTTCAGCCAGTACCTCTGCAAGCCACGCTCAGTGCTGCCACTGGTATCCAGCCACCACCTGTTAGCGTGGTTGGTGTAACTTCAGCTTTAGGTCAGCAGCCTTCCATTTCCAGTTTGGCTCAACCCCAACTGCCATATCCTCAGACGGCTCCTCCAGTGCAGGCTCCCCTTCCAGGGGCCCCACCCCAACAGTTACAGTATGGACAGCAGCAACCGGCTGTTTCTACGCAGATGGTCCCAAGCCATGGCAAAGCAGTGATTCAGAATCCCGCTTCAGAGTATGTACAGCAGCCACCGATTCTCCAAACAGCGGTGTCCTCGGGACAGCCCTGCGCTGCAGGAGTGGGAGCAGGAACAGCAGTGATGCCTACGGCCCAGCCACAGAGTATCCAGCTGCCAGTGCAGCCCGCAGCAATCCAAGCACAACCTGCAGGGGCATCTGGCCAGCCTGTTGGCCAGGCTCAGGCGGCTGTATCTGTTGTACCTCCTGGCAGTCAGATTGCAAATATTGGTCAACAAGCGAGCATACCTACTGCAGTGCAGGGACCCTCTACCCAAGTCACACCTTCAGTTATTCCGCAAGGTGCTCCTCCATCTTCACAGATAGTCCCACCTGCTCCAACTGCGATTATTCATCAGGGAGTTCAAACTAGTGCTTTAAGCCTTCCTCAACAGTTGGTCCTTGCACCCCAAAGTACCTTGTTAACTGTGCCTCCCCAGCCTCAAGGAGTAGAATCAGTAGCTCAAGTTTCGCAGCCGTTGCCTGCAGTTAGCCCTTTGCCCTCTGCTAGTAGTATTTCTGTTACAAATCAGGTTAGTTCAACCGGTCCTTCTGGAATGCCTTCTGCCCCAACAAACTTGGTTCCACCACAGAATATAGCACAAACCCCTGCCACTCAAAATGGCAATTTGGTTCAAAGTGTTAGCCAACCTCCCTTGATAGCAACTAATATAAATCTGCCTTCGGCACAACAGATCCCACTAAGTTCTACTCAGTTCTCCGCACAATCATTAGCTCAGGCAATTGGAAGCCAAATTGAAGATGCCAGGCGCCCAGCGGAACCCTCCTTAGTTGGCTTACCTCAGACTATCAGTGGTGACAGTGGGGGAATGTCAGCAGTCTCAGATGGGAGTAGCAGCAGCCTAGCagcctctgcttctcttttcccGTTGAAGGTGCTACCGCTGACGACACCCCTGGTGGATGGCGAGGATGAGAG